A region of Gracilinanus agilis isolate LMUSP501 chromosome 3, AgileGrace, whole genome shotgun sequence DNA encodes the following proteins:
- the LOC123241171 gene encoding olfactory receptor 51H1-like, protein MLTLNVSHINHHSFILTGIPGMPEKNPWMAFPLGLLYTLTLLGNCIILSIIKIDRSLHEPMYYFLSILALTDVGLSMSTLPSMLSIFWFNAPEIAFDACVTQMFFIHGFGVVESGVLVSMAFDRFVAIRDPLRYASVLTSGVIGKIGLAVLARAVCVVFPVPFLIKRLPFCNSNVLSHSYCLHQDAMRLACASTRVNVLYGLIIVICTLGLDALIILFSYVLILKTVLGIASWAERLKAFNTCLSHICAVLLFYVPLIGVTMVHRFGKHLSPIVHTLMANVYLLLPPVLNPIIYSIKTKQIRKRIVQLFIRRKGRT, encoded by the coding sequence ATGCTTACCCTGAATGTGTCTCACATCAATCATCACAGTTTTATACTAACAGGTATACCAGGAATGCCAGAGAAGAATCCTTGGATGGCATTCCCACTGGGACTCCTCTACACTCTCACTCTTCTTGGCAACTGCATCATCTTGTCCATTATTAAGATAGATAGAAGCCTCCATGAGCCCATGTACTACTTTCTCTCCATCTTGGCACTGACTGATGTGGGTCTCTCCATGTCTACCCTGCCCTCCATGCTCAGCATTTTCTGGTTCAATGCCCCTGAAATCGCCTTTGATGCCTGTGTCACTCAGATGTTCTTTATCCATGGATTTGGAGTGGTTGAATCTGGGGTGTTGGTGTCCATGGCCTTTGATCGCTTTGTGGCTATTCGAGATCCACTGCGTTATGCTTCAGTCCTCACCTCTGGAGTCATTGGCAAGATTGGATTGGCTGTCCTTGCCCGAGCTGTCTGTGTGGTCTTCCCTGTGCCCTTTCTTATCAAGAGGCTGCCTTTCTGCAATTCTAATGTCCTCTCCCACTCTTACTGCCTCCACCAGGATGCCATGCGACTTGCTTGTGCTAGCACACGTGTCAATGTTCTTTATGGCCTAATCATTGTTATTTGCACTCTGGGACTAGATGCTCTTATTATTCTGTTTTCTTATGTGCTCATCTTAAAGACTGTACTGGGCATTGCCTCATGGGCTGAGAGGCTCAAGGCTTTCAATACCTGCCTCTCTCACATCTGTGCCGTGCTGCTCTTCTATGTACCCCTCATTGGTGTCACCATGGTCCACCGTTTTGGGAAGCACCTCTCCCCCATTGTGCACACACTGATGGCCAACGTGTATCTGTTACTCCCACCTGTGCTTAATCCCATCATCTACAGTATAAAGACCAAACAGATTCGAAAGCGGATAGTACAACTATTCATtaggagaaagggcaggacatAG
- the LOC123241172 gene encoding olfactory receptor 51H1-like has translation MLSLNVSHINHHSFILTGIPGMPEKNPWMAFPLGLLYTLTLLGNCTILSIIKIDRSLHEPMYYFLSILALTDVGLSISTLPSMLSIFWFNAPEIAFDACITQMFFIHVFGITESGVLVSMAFDRFVAIRDPLRYSSILTYEVIGKIGLAVLARAVFVVLPAPLLIKRLPFYHSNVLSHSYCLHQDVMRLASASTRVNVLYGLIAVICTLGLDVLVILFSYVLILKTVLGIASWAERFKAFNTCLSHICALLLFYIPFIGATMVHRFGKHLSPIVHMVMANVYLLLPPVLNPIIYSIKTKQIRKRIVQLFFRRKGRT, from the coding sequence ATGCTTTCCTTGAATGTGTCTCACATCAATCATCACAGTTTTATACTGACAGGTATACCAGGAATGCCAGAAAAGAATCCTTGGATGGCATTCCCACTGGGACTCCTCTACACTCTCACTCTTCTTGGCAATTGCACCATCTTGTCCATTATTAAGATAGATAGAAGCCTCCATGAGCCCATGTACTACTTTCTCTCCATCTTGGCACTGACTGATGTGGGTCTCTCCATATCCACCCTGCCCTCCATGCTCAGCATTTTCTGGTTCAATGCCCCTGAAATCGCCTTTGATGCCTGTATCActcaaatgtttttcattcatgtgTTTGGAATCACAGAATCCGGGGTGTTGGTATCCATGGCCTTTGATCGCTTTGTGGCTATTCGAGATCCACTGCGTTATTCTTCCATCCTCACCTATGAGGTCATTGGCAAGATTGGATTGGCTGTCCTTGCCCGAGCTGTCTTTGTGGTCCTCCCTGCACCCTTGCTTATCAAGAGGCTGCCTTTCTACCATTCTAATGTTCTCTCTCATTCTTACTGCCTCCACCAAGATGTCATGCGACTTGCTTCTGCTAGCACACGTGTCAATGTTCTTTATGGTCTTATTGCTGTCATCTGTACTCTGGGATTGGATGTTCTTGTCATTCTTTTCTCTTATGTGCTCATCTTGAAGACCGTACTGGGCATTGCCTCATGGGCTGAGCGGTTCAAGGCTTTCAATACCTGCCTCTCTCACATCTGTGCTTTGCTGCTCTTCTACATACCTTTTATTGGTGCCACCATGGTCCACCGTTTTGGGAAGCACCTCTCACCCATTGTGCACATGGTGATGGCCAATGTGTATCTTTTACTCCCACCTGTGCTTAACCCCATCATCTACAGCATAAAGACCAAACAGATTCGTAAGCGGATAGTCCAACTTTTTtttaggagaaagggaaggacttaG
- the LOC123241173 gene encoding olfactory receptor 51H1-like encodes MAVTNHSFFQHLHFVLEGIPGLERGYYWMALPLGFIYAIAILGNGIIISTIKSETSLHIPMYYFLCMLALADLGLALCTLPTMLGIFWFDYKLIAFDACLVQMYFIHTFSAIESGVLVAMAFDRVVAIRNPLRYGTILTSGVVCRIGAAILTRAVCVVFPVPFLIKRLPFYRSNVLSHSFCLHQDVMRLACASTRVNSLYGLIAVIFTKGSDSLSILLSYIFILRTVLAIASGEGRLKALNTCVSHICAVLIFYVPLIGVSVIHRFGKHLSPLTHALMANAYLLVPPVLNPIVYTVKTKEIRRKIIQIFTRTKVTVES; translated from the coding sequence ATGGCAGTCACCAATCACTCCTTTTTCCAGCACCTCCACTTTGTCCTGGAAGGAATCCCAGGACTAGAAAGAGGGTATTATTGGATGGCACTCCCATTAGGTTTCATTTATGCCATTGCCATCTTGGGCAATGGCATCATCATCTCTACAATCAAATCTGAAACATCTCTGCACATCCCCATGTACTACTTTCTGTGTATGTTGGCACTGGCAGACCTGGGTTTGGCCCTCTGCACTTTGCCCACCATGCTGGGTATCTTCTGGTTTGATTATAAACTCATTGCTTTTGATGCTTGTCTGGTCCAGATGTACTTTATTCACACTTTCTCTGCCATTGAGTCAGGAGTGCTAGTGGCGATGGCCTTTGATCGAGTCGTGGCTATACGGAACCCACTGAGATATGGTACCATCCTTACCAGTGGGGTAGTCTGCAGAATAGGGGCAGCCATCCTTACACGGGCTGTGTGTGTGGTGTTTCCTGTACCATTTCTCATCAAGCGGCTCCCCTTCTACCGTTCCAATGTCCTGTCCCATTCTTTTTGCTTACACCAGGATGTCATGCGTCTTGCCTGTGCCAGTACCCGTGTCAATAGCCTTTATGGTCTTATTGCTGTTATTTTCACTAAAGGTTCAGATTCACTCTCTATCCTCCTTTCCTATATTTTCATCCTACGCACAGTATTGGCCATTGCCTCTGGAGAGGGTCGACTAAAAGCACTCAACACTTGTGTTTCCCATATCTGTGCTGTGCTCATCTTCTATGTGCCTCTCATTGGTGTTTCTGTTATTCATCGTTTTGGGAAACATCTATCTCCTCTGACTCATGCCCTCATGGCCAATGCCTATCTCCTTGTTCCCCCTGTGTTAAACCCCATAGTCTACACTGTGAAGACCAAGGAAATCCGAAGGAAGATTATACAGATATTTACTCGGACAAAAGTCACTGTGGAGAGTTAG